GCTGCCTACTTTTGCGGTTTACGCAGAGACCGCGGGTAAAGGAGGCGAACTTAGTGATGCCGAAATTGCACACATTGTAGTTACCGCCAACCAGGTAGACATAAAAAATGGCCAGCTTGCCAAGGAAAAGGCTTCAAATGAAGACGTTAAGGCATATGCGCATCG
This region of Candidatus Saccharimonadales bacterium genomic DNA includes:
- a CDS encoding DUF4142 domain-containing protein — translated: MKKLLMLAVALMLPTFAVYAETAGKGGELSDAEIAHIVVTANQVDIKNGQLAKEKASNEDVKAYAHR